In Actinoplanes octamycinicus, the genomic window GATCTTGAAGATCACCCAGCTGCCGGCGATCGCGATCAGCGCGGCGATGACCGGGGAGAGCACCGCGGGCATCAGCACCTTGCCGACCACGCCGTCGAGCTTCGACCCGTCGCCGTTCCAGTTGACGCCGGCCCAGCCGAGGCCGGCCACGGTGGCGCCGATCAGGCCGCCGAAGAGCGCGTGGGAGGAGCTGGACGGGAGCCCGACCAGCCAGGTCAGCAGATTCCAGACGATGCCGCCGACCAGACCGGCCAGGATGATCAGCAGAAGACCGTTGCCGCCGTCGGCGAGCAACTCGGCCTTCGGCGCCCCGCTCTTGTCCTGGATCTTCACGACCGCGTTCGTGACCGTCAGCGCGACCTCGACGGAGAGGAACGCGCCGATCAGATTCAGCACACCGGAGAGGGCTACGGCGGTTTTGGGCCGCAGGGCCTTGGTCGCGATGGAGGTGGCCATCGCGTTCGCCGTGTCGTGGAACCCGTTGGTGAAGTCGAAGGCGAGTGCCGTCACGACCACCAGCGCGAGGATCACGGATGTTTCAGTCACGCCGTGATCGTGAATGGTCAACAGGGGTTGCTGCCAGGGGGCGAACACAACATGTACAAGATTCCGCTCTCGTTAACCTGTTGTTTCCCTAAATCTCACTCTTGGTGTTGATCATATTACTCTGGGTGTCTGTCAACAAAGGAATGGTGAACATTTGCCTACTAATGGACCCGCCTCGATCTACACATAACGGACTCTGTTGCGCGCGGGTAAACCGCCGCCACCCGCCCGGAACAGGGCGTTATGCCGGTTTCGGGCGGCTAGTCGCGGCGCAGGCGCCGGGCCACCGCGGCCACCGCCGTGGTGGCGAACAGCAGCCCCGCCATGATCAGGAAGTAGGCGAACCAGGCGGTCCAGCCGACCGGCAGGTAAGCCGACTGCTGACCGAGATCGATCACCGGCAGGAGCAGATCGGCGGCGAACGCCGGAGCGTGGAACTCCGGCGCCTTGGGCGCCTCCGCGGCCCGCGGCGGGACCGCGTCGAAGACCAGCGTGCCGACCGCCAGCAGACCGGCCAGCCAGGCTGCCGCCCGGCCCGGCCGATAACCGTAGCCGACCGTCACGTCCTGCAGCCAGCCCCAGATCACCCCGGCCCGGGGCAGTCCGGACCGGCGGCGCCGCTCCCCGGCCAGCAGCACCGTCCGGGCCTCGTCGTCCCGGTCGGCGGCCCGGTAGAGCGCGGCGAGCCGGCGGTAGGTGAGCGGGCGGAACCCGCCGACGTCCCGGCCCAGCCAGTCGAGGCGCTCGGCGACCGGCAGCGGGCCGTCGATCGCCTCGTAGGCGAAACCGTTGAGGTCCAGCTCGGCCGGCCAGGTCTCCGGGTCGTCGCGGAGCAGCCCGATCCGGGCATAGCCCAGGTCCACCCGGCCGGGCAGCGGCGCCGCGGGGCGCAGGATCAGCTCGCCGGCCTCCAGCCGGCGCAGGTCCAGGGCCCGCGGGCCGGCGTCGGTCATGGTCGCCCGGCTCAGCGACACCACGGTGCCGACCACCGCGTTGCGCAGCCGGATCGACCCGGCGATCCGGGCGCCGCCGCTGAGGTCGAGGACGGCGCCCACCCGCAGGCCGGAGCCGTAGATCGCCCATCGGCCCGGGTTCTGCAGGGTCGCGCCGTTGAGCCGGAGCGAGCCGTTGATCTCGGCCCCGTCCAGCCGCAGCTCGCCGCCGGCCTGGAAACCGGCCCGGGCCAGCACGTTGCCGGCCACCCGCAGCTCGGTGCCGTTCAGCGCGACCGGCGCGCCGGTCAGCCGGGCGCCGTCCATCACCAGCGCGCCACCGATCTGGGCACCGGCCAGGGACAGCTCACCGGTCAGCACCGCCCCGTTCAGGCGCACGCCGCCGTCGATCTGGGCCATCCCGAGCACCAGGCCGGGCATCTCGCTGCCGGCCAGGGTGAGCCGCCGCACCCGGAGGCCGTACAGGTCGGGGCGCTCCTGGAGCACGCTGTCCCGGAGGCTGATCGACGCCGGGACCTCCGCGTAGGAGAGCGACAGCGGGCCGGTGACCACCGCGCCGACCAGCCGGAGCGCCGCCTGCTCACCGGCCACCGGCGGCCGGGCGCCGAGCAGCAGGGCGCGGAGCACCGTGGCCCGGACCTCCCGGTCGGGCAGCCCGCGCAGGTCGACCCGCTCACCGAGCGGGAACGCGTCCCACACCAGGCGTTCGGTCTTGGTCAGATCAGCGTCGTCCACACCGGACAAGATATCGACCGGTGGCATCCGCCGGCCGGGCCTCGGCGGCCCGGCCGGCGGGTGTCCCGGCGCCGGCCGGATCAGGTGGCCGGGGTCAGCACCACGGTCGCGGTGCCGGTCTGCGGCGGGGTGCCGGTGTCGGTGTACGACGCCACGAACACCGCCGTCAGGTTGTCCGCCCCGGCATGCCCGGCATCGACGAACGTGGTGATCGACCCGGTGCATCCGGACGACGTGGAGAGCGGGTGCCCGTGCTGGTCATGACCGAGGATGTAGGTCACCGTGACCCGGGCGCAGTCCACCGGCGCGTCGTCCGTGACGGTCACCTGGTAGGTCACCGTCTGGCCGAACTCGAACGGCTGCCCGGTCACCGGAGCCACGAAGGTGACCTGCGGCGCGAGCGTCCCGACCGGCAGGATCACCTCGGCCGAGGCGGATCGGCCGGTGCTGTCGGTGACCTTGAGAACCGGGCGGTAGTTCCCGTTCGCCGTGTACGTGTGGGTAGCGTTCGCCGCGGTCGAGTCCACCGTCCCGTCCGCGTCGAAGTCCCAGGCGTAGGTCAGCGCGTCCCCGTCCGGATCGGCGGTCCCCGCGCTGGAGAACGACACGGTCAGCGGCGCCTGCCCGTTGCCCGGATTGGCCGAGACGCGCGGGATCGGCGTGCGGTTGCCCCGCACATAGTCGATCCGGGCCAGCTGCGCCTCCGGGTTCTCGCTGAAGTACCCGTCGCCGTACTCGAGCACGTAGAGCGCCCCGTCCGGGCCGAACTCCAGGTCCATCGGATTGTCGAAGACGATCTCCGGCAGCACCGGGTCGATCCGCGTGACCTGGTGGCGCCGGTCGAGGTGGAACGCCTTCACGTAGTCCCGCGTCCACTCGGCGAACAGCGGCAGCCCGTCGAACTCCCGCGGCCACTTGACCTGGGATCGCGACCGGCCGTCGAAGGAGTACGCCGGCCCGCCCATCGGTCCGATGCCGCCCGTGCCCAGCTCGGGCCAGGCGGCGCTGGCGCCGTACGAATAAATGATCTCGGCCTTCTCCACCGGCGGCAGCTTGCGGAGGCCGGTGTTGTGCGGCGACTCGTTCACCGGAGCGGCGCAGTCGAACGGCGCACCGGACACCCCGGTGGCGAAGTCGTAGTCGACGTAGGGCAGGTCCGGCGCCACGCAGTACGGCCAGCCGTAGTTGGCCGGCTTGTCGATCGCCATCCAGCGCCCCTGCCCGGCCGGCCCGCGCGCCGGGTCGGCGGCCTGCGCGTCCGGCGAGTAATCGGCCAGGAAGACGGTGTCCGACTCCGGGTCGAGAGTGAACCGGAACGGGTTGCGCAGCCCCATCGCGTAGATCTCCGGGCGGGTCTTCGGCGTGCCCGGCCGGAACAGGTTGCCGCGCGGGATGGTGTACCCGCCGCCCGGCCCCACCTTGATCCGCAGCAGCTTGCCGCGCAGGTCGTTGGTGTTCGCCGCGGTCCGCTGGGCGTCGAAGGCCGGGTTCCGGTTCGCCCGCTCGTCGAGCGGCGCGAAGCCGCTGGAGAAGAACGGGTTGGTGTCGTCACCGGTGGACAGGTACAGGTTGCCGTGCCGGTCGAAATCGATCTTGCCGCCGACGTGGCAGCACATCCCGCGGTCGGTGGCCACCTGGAGGATCTTCTGCTCGGTGTCCAGCCGCAGCGTGTTCCCGGCGAGCTTGAACCGGGACAGCTGCATGTGGCCCTGGAACCGGGCGAAGTCGGCGGCGGTGCCCTCCGACGGCGCGTCGCCCTCGTTGACGGTCGGCGTCGACGGGTCGTCGACCGGCGTGTTCAGCACCGGCGAGTAGTAGACGTAGACCCATTTGTTGCGGCTGAAGTCCGGGTCGATCGCGACCCCCTGCACGCCCTCCTCGTCGTGCAGGTAGACCGGGATCTTGGCGGCCAGCACGTTGCGGCCGGTGGCCGGCTCGTGGATGCGCACCTCGCCGGAGCGGGCGGTGTGCAGCACCCGCCGGTCGGGCAGCACGGCGAGCGCGATCGGCTCGCCCGGGAAGTCGTCGAGGGTGACCTTCTGGAAGTCCGAGGACGGCGGCAACTCGTGGTCCGGATGGGCCACGGCCACGGCCGGCGCGGCCAGCACGGCCACCCCGACAGCGCTGACCAATGCCAGTCGTTTCCTCATCAGAAGCGCAGATTCTTGAGGTACGTGTATCCGCGCTGCGCCGTGACCAGGGCGTCCGCCGGGGTCCGCGGTGGCGTCCCGGCGTCGTCCCGCTCCACGATGTACTCGACCAGACCGGCCTCGCGGGCGTGCCGGAAGATCCGTCCGAAGTCGATCAGCCCATCGCCCGGATCGGCGAAGCTGCCCGCCACGTTCAAGTCCTTCACGTGCACCTGGCGGATCCGGCCGCGGTGCTCGGCGATCAGGTCGACCGGGTCGTGCGCCCCGCGGAACGCCCAGAACAGGTCCACCTCGAGGTGCACCAGCCGCGGGTCGGTCTCCCGGGTGAGGATGTCAAAACCGGTCAGGTCGGTCCCGTCCTGGCGGAGGAACTCGGCCTGGTGGTTGTGGTAGCCGAAGCTGAGCCCGGCCCGGCGGGCCAGCTCACCGGCTTTGTTCAGGTCGCGGGCGAAGGCCCGGTAGACGGCGGCGTCCCGGATCGGGCCGGCCGGGCCCTGCCCGAAGAACGGGTGGACGATGAACTTGTTGCCGACCACGGCGGCGTCGTCCAGCGCGCGCTGCCAGGTGGCGGCGTCGAACGGCTGCGGGATGCCGACATGCCCGGAGGTGGCGCGGATGCCGGCGGCGTCCAGCGCGGCGCGGAACTGCGCGGCGGTGCGCCCGACGAACCCGGCGTGCTCCACCCGGGTGTAGCCGATCTCGGCGAGCTCGGCGAGGCTCGCCTCCAGATCGATGGCGAGCTGGTCGCGCAGCGTGTAGAGCTGCACGCTGATCTGGTCGGTGGGCACCCGGTGGCGGGATCCACCCCCGTGCGCGGCGGCGGCGCCCGGAACGGCGACGGCGCCGGCGGCGCCCACCGCGGCGGCGGCACCGAGGACTTGGCGGCGGCTGAGTGACGGCGACATGGCGGCCCCCTCTATCGATAAATCGACATGCCTAGGGGACGTTACCGAGAGGTTTCGTCTGCGGTGAAGCCAAGTTTCTTCAGAACAAGCGAAAGTTCGCGAGCCGGAGACAAAACGAAAGCGCCCGGCAGTGCGCCGGGCGCCAGGTGGCGGCTGGTCCTCATGGGTGTCTCACGCGACGTGAGACACCCATGAGGACCAGCCGGAACCGTGCGGGTCAGACCACCCGGGACTCCGCGTCGGCCGCGGCGATCGCGTCGGTCAGGATCGCCAGTCCCTCCCGGGCCTCCTCCTCGGTCAGCGTCAGCGGCGGCCCGATCCGCAGCACGTTGCCGTAGAGCCCGCCCTTGCCGACCAGCAGGCCGCGCTCCCGGCACAGGTCGAAGACTCGCAGCGTGGCCGCCGGATCCGGCTCGGTGGTGCCGGGCCGGACGAACTCCACGCCGATCATCAGGCCGCGGCCGCGGACCTCGCCGACGATCTCCGACGCCCCCTCGCGCAAGCCGCCGAGCAGGATCGCGCCCACCCGCCGCGCGTTGCCCTGCAGGTCGTGGGAGAGCACGTAGTCGAGCACCGCGTTGCCGGCCGCGGCGCTGACCGGGTTGCCGCCGAAGGTGGAGAAGCTGATCGCCGGCACCGCGTTCATGATCTCGGCCCGGCCGACCACCCCGCCGAGCGCGAAGCCGTTCCCGATGCCCTTGGCGAAGGTGATCAGATCCGGCGTTACCCCGTGCGCCTGGTAGCCCCAGAAGTGCTCGCCGGTGCGCCCCCAGCCGGTCTGCACCTCGTCCGCGATCAGCAGGATCCCGTGCTCGGCCAGCACCTTCCGGTACGCCCCGAGCAGCCCGTCCGGCCCGGCCACGAACCCGCCCACGCCCTGCACCGGCTCGGCGATCAGCCCGGCCACGTCGCCGGCGCTGACCGTGGCGAGCACCTCGCGCAGGTCGTCGACGGCCGCGTCGATCAGATCACTGTCGGACATCCCGGCCATCCGCCCACGGAGCCGGTCGGCCGAGGCGAGCCAGTGCACGGTGAGCGGGCTGAGCGAGCTGGACGACCAGCTGCGGTGCCCGGTGATCGCCATGGTGGCGAAGGTCCGGCCGTGGTAGCTGTTCTTGATCGCCAGGATCTGGTTCGACTTCCGCGCGTTGGTGGCGAACAGCAGCGCCGACTCGTTGGCCTCGGTGCCGGAGTTGGTGAAGAACACCCGGGCGTCCGGAATCCCGGACAACCGGGCGATCTTCTCGGCCAGCTCGACCTGCTGCCGGATCAGGTAGAGCGTCGAGGTGTGCGCCACCCCGGTGGCCAGCTGGGCGCGCACCGCGTCGCTGATCTCGGCGATGTCGTAGCCGACCATGGTGGTCAGCACCCCGCCGAAGAAGTCCAGATAGGACCGCCCGGCGGCGTCGGTGACCCGGCGACCGGAGCCGGCGACGATCTCCAACGCGTCGTCGCCGTAATAGAGCGGCATCCACCCGGGCATGACCGCCCGGTGCCGGTCGAGAAGCGTCATGTGAAATTACCTTCCCGAAACAATCGGTTACCCGTCAGCAATTGATCATCGGAATGGCCGTGATTAGTGTCCTACGGCATCTGAGGGCGCCAGGCAAGGTCTAGCGCTGCGGCTACTACCCGGAGTAGACAGACGATCACAGGCGCATGTCTTCCGAAAAGATCAATGACGGAGGGGCCGCAATGACCAACGGAGTCGTTCGTGCCGCCCTGGTCCAGACGAATTGGACGGGCGACAAGGAATCGATGATCAAAGCGCACGAGGATTACGCCCGGGACGCCGCCGCGCAGGGCGCGAAAGTGATCTGCTTCCAGGAGTTGTTCTACGGGCCGTACTTCTGCCAGGTCCAGGACGCCCAGTTCTACGAGTACGCCGAGTCGGTCCCGGGCCCGACCACCGAGCGCTTCCAGGCCCTCGCCGCCGAGCTGGGCATGGTGATGATCCTGCCGATGTACGAGCAGGAGCAGGAGGGCGTCCTCTACAACACCGCCGCCGTGGTGGACGCCGACGGCAGCTACCTCGGCAAGTACCGGAAGAACCACATCCCGCAGGTCAAGGGCTTCTGGGAGAAGTTCTACTTCCGGCCCGGCAACCTCGGCTACCCGGTCTTCGACACCGCGGTCGGCCGGATCGGCGTCTACATCTGCTACGACCGGCACTTCCCGGAGGGCTGGCGGGCGCTCGGCCTGAACGGCGCGCAGATCGTCTTCAACCCGTCGGCGACCAGCCGCGGCCTGTCCAGCTATCTCTGGCAGCTGGAGCAGCCGGCCAGCGCGGTGGCCAACGAGTACTTCATCGGCGCGATCAACCGGGTCGGCGTCGAGGAGCTGGGCGACAACGACTTCTACGGGCAGACCTACTTCGTCGACCCGGAGGGGAAGTTCGTCGGCGAGGTGGGCGACACCCACCACCCCGAGCTGATCGTCCGCGACCTGGACCTCAGCCTGCTCAAGACGGTCCGGGACCGCTGGCAGTTCTTCCGCGACCGCCGGCCGGACAGCTACGACGAGCTGGTGCGGCCATGAGCATCCTGATCAAGGGCGGGACCGTGGTCGGGCCGACCGGGGCCAACCCGGCCGACGTGCTGATCGACGGGGAGGCCATCGTGGCGCTCTTCGCCCCGGGCAGCGCGCCCGAGGGCCCCGAGGTCATCGACGCCACCGGCAAGTACGTGATCCCGGGCGCGGTCGACGCGCACACGCACATGGAGCTGCCGTTCGGCGGGACGCACGCGAGCGACACCTTCGACACCGGCACCCGGGCCGCGGCGATCGGCGGCACCACCACGATCGTCGACTTCGCGGTGCAGCGCACCGGCGAGGTGGTGCAGGACGGGCTGGCCGCCTGGCACGGCAAGGCGGACGGCAACTGCCACATCGACTACGCGTTCCACATGATCCTCGGCGGCGTCGACGACGAGTCGCTCAAGGCGATGGACCACCTGGTCACCGCCGAGGGGATCAGCAGCTTCAAGCTGTTCATGGCGTACCCCGGCGTGTTCTATTCGGACGACGGGCAGATCCTGCGGGCGATGCAGAAGGCGCGCGACAACGGCGCCCTGATCATGATGCACGCGGAGAACGGACCGGCCATCGACGTGCTGGTCAAGCAGGCGCTGGAGCGCGGCGAGACGGATCCGATCCACCACGGCCTGACCCGGCCGCAGGAGCTGGAGGCGGAGGCCACCAGCCGGGCGATCTGGCTGGCGAGCGTGGCCGCCGACTGCCCGCTCTACATCGTGCACCTGAGCGCGTCGAAGGCCCTGGAGCAGGTTCGCAACGCCCGCGACCTGGGTCGCAACGTGTTCGCCGAGACCTGCCCGCAATACCTCTACCTGACCCTGGAGGACCAGCTCGGCGCGCCCGGCTTCGAGGGCGCCAAGTGGGTCTGCTCGACACCTTTGCGCAGCAAGCACGAGAGCCACCGCGCCGACCTATGGCAGGGCCTGCGGACCAACGACCTGTCGGTGGTCTCCACCGACCACTGCCCGTTCTGCTTCAAGGACCAGAAGGAGCTCGGGCTCGGCGACTTCTCCAAGATCCCGAACGGGATCGGCAGCGTGGAGCACCGGGTCGACCTGCTCTACCAGGGCGTGGTGGACGGCAAGCTGTCGCTGAGCCGCTGGGTGGAGACGATCGCCACCACGCCGGCCCGGATGTTCGGCCTCTACCCGCGCAAGGGCGTGATCCAGCCCGGCTCGGACGCGGACATCGTGCTCTACGACCCGGCCGGCCGGACCCGGATCAGCGTCGAGACGCACCACATGAACATGGACCACTCCGCCTGGGAGGGCTGGGAGATCGCCGGCAAGGTCGACACCGTCCTCTCCCGCGGCGAGGTCATCTCGTCCGGCGGCGAGTACACCGGGCGGGCCGGCCGCGGCCGGTACGTCAAGCGCGGCCTCAGCGACTACCTGCTCTAAAGGGGGCCGGCCATGGACATCGGAGTGGTACTCCAGAACGACCCACCCGCCCTGCGCGTGGTGGAGCTCGCCAAGCGGGCGGAGGCGGCCGGGTTCAGCCACGTCTGGACGTTCGACTCGCACGTGCTCTGGCAGGAGCCGTTCGTCATCTACTCGAAGATCCTCGACGAGACCGAGCGGGTGATCGTCGGCCCGATGGTGACCAACCCGGGCACCCGGGACTGGACGGTCACCGCGTCGCTGTTCGCCACCCTCAACGAGATGTACGGCAACCGGACGATCTGCGGGATCGGCCGCGGCGACTCGGCGCTGCGGGTGCTCGGCGCTCCCCCGCAGAGCCTGGCCCAGCTGCGCGAGTGCGTCCAGGTGATCCAGGCGCTCGGCAACGGCCGGTCCGCCACGCTGCGCGGCCAGCAGATCCGGTTCGCCTGGGCGCCGGACAGCCGCCTCGACGTCTGGGTCGCCGCCTACGGGCCGAAGGCGTTGCAACTGACCGGCGAGGTCGGCGACGGCTACATCCTGCAGCTCGCCGACCCGGACATCGCCGAGTGGATGATCACCGCGGTGCGGCGGGCGGCGGAGCGAGCCGGCCGCGACCCGACCCAGCTCAAATTCTGCGTGGCGGCGCCCGCCTACGTCGGTGACGACCTGGCCCACCAGCGGGACCAGACCCGCTGGTTCGGCGGCATGGTGGGCAACCACGTGGCGGACATCGTGGCCCGGTACGGCGGGGGCGGCGCGGTGCCGCAGGCGCTGACCGACTACATCAAGGCGCGGCAGGGCTACGACTACGCGGAGCACGGGCGGGCCGGCAACACGCACACCGCCTTCGTCCCGGACGAGGTGATCGACCGGTTCTGCGTGCTCGGCCCGGTCGCCGACCACGTCAAACGGCTGCAGCAGCTGCGCGAGCTGGGCGTCGACCAGTTCGCCGTCTACCTGCAGCACGACAACAAGGAGCAGACCCTCGCCGCGTACGGCGAGCACATCATCCCGGCGTTCGGATGAGACGGGTGCTCGCGGTGCCGGCCGGGCTGCTCGCCGTGGCGGTGCTCTGGGAGGGCTACAAGGCGGTCGGCAGTCCGGACGGGACGGTGCTGTTCGGCGTACGCGTGCTGCCCCGTGCCGACGACCTGTCCATGCCGCACCTGTGGACGGTCGGACAGCGCCTGGCCCGCCCGGAGCTGGCCGGCGGCGACCCGGTGTGGCAGGTGGTGCTGCGCGCCTGCCTGTTCACCCTCGGCATCACCGCGGCCGGCTTCCTGATCGGCGCCCTGGTCGGCCTGCTGCTCGCGGTGGCGATGCAGCGGTTCCGGATCGTCGAGCGCGGCCTGCTGCCCTACGTGATCCTCTCCCAGACCGTGCCGCTGGTGGCGCTCGCGCCGCTGGTGGCCGGCTGGGGCGGCACCCTGATGCCGGCCTGGGCGACGGTCGCGGTGATCGCCGCCTACCTGGCCTTCTTCCCGGTCGCGGTGGGCATGCTGCGCGGCCTGCAGTCGCCGTCCGAGAGCGGCGTCGAGCTGATGCACAGCTACGCGGCCGGCTGGTGGCGCACCCTGGTCACATTGCGCTTCCCGGCGGCGCTGCCCTACCTGTTCCCGGCGCTGCGGCTGGCCGGCGCGGCCGCGGTGGTCGGCGCGGTGGTCGGCGAGATCTCCACCGGCACCCGGGGCGGGATCGGCCGGCTGATCATCGAGTACTCCCGGGAGGCCACCTCGGATCCCGCCAAGGTCTACACGGCCATGCTCGGGGCGGCGCTGCTCGGCCTGCTCGTCGCGGGCGCGGTCAGCCTGCTGGAGGTGCCGCTGATGCGCCACCGCCGCCACGTGGAGGTGGTGACCCTGTGACCGCCGTCGAGATCGCCCAGGTGTCGAAGACCTTCGCCGACGGCACGCAAGCGCTGTCCGAGGTGGACCTCACCGTCGGCGACGGCGAGTTCGTCTCGCTGATCGGGCCGTCCGGCTGCGGCAAGAGCACCCTGCTCCGGCTGATCGCCGACCTGATCCCGCCGACCACCGGCACGGTCACGGTGGCCGGCAAGCCGGCCGGGCAGGCCCGGCGCGAGCAGGCGTACGGCCTCGCCTTCCAGCAGGCCGGTCTCTTCGAGTGGCGCACCGTGCGGCGCAACGTGGAACTTCCGCTGGAGCTGCGCGGCGCCGGCAAGGCCGAACGGCAGGCCCGCGCCGAGGAGATGCTCGCCCTGGTCGGGCTGGCCGAGTTCGGCGGGCACTATCCCGGGCAGCTCTCCGGCGGCATGCAGCAGCGGGTGGCGATCGCCCGGGCGCTCGCCGTGCAGCCGCCGCTGCTGCTGATGGACGAGCCGTTCGGCGCGCTCGACGAGATGACCCGGGAACGCCTGCAGGCCGAGCTGCTGTCGATCTGCGCCACCACCGGGACCAGCACGGTCTTCGTCACCCACTCGATCTCCGAGGCGGTGTTCCTCTCCGACCGCGTGGTGGTGATGTCCGCCCGGCCCGGCCGGATCACCGCGTCGATCGAGGTCGACCTGCCGTCCCGGGACGACGCCGGCCGGCAGTCCCCGGTCTACTTCGACAAGGTCACCGAGGTGCGGAAGGCGCTGCGCGGATGAGGCGCCTGCTGCCACCGCTGATCACCGGGCTGCTCGCCCTGGTCCTCTGGGAGCTGTTCGTCAGGCTCGGCCGGGTCGCCCCGTTCATCCTGCCGGCCCCGTCGGCGATCGGGACCGAGCTGACCGCGCAGCGCGCCAACGTCTGGGACGCCGCCCTGGCCAGCGGCGCCAACGCGCTGATCGGCCTGATCGGCGGCACCGTCGTCGCAGTGCTGGCCGCCCTCGCGGCCAGCCGGTTCCGCCCGCTCGGCGACCTCTCGGTGCCGATCGCCGCGCTGGTCAACGCGCTGCCGATCATCGCCCTGGCGCCGATTCTCAACAACATGTTCGAGTCGACCAGCAGCGTCCCGCGCCGGCTGGTCACCGGCATCGTGGTGTTCTTCCCGGTCTTCCTGAACACGCTGCGCGGGCTGCGCGAGGTGGACCCGGTGCACCAGGAGCTGATGCGGACGTACGCGGCGAGCGGCTGGACCTTCGCGACCAAGGTGCGGCTGCCCGGCGCCCTCGGCCATCTGTTCACCGGGCTGCGCCAGGCCTCCGCCCTCGCCGTGATCGCCGCGGTGGTCGCCGAGTACTTCGGCGGGCTGCAGGACGGGCTCGGCGC contains:
- a CDS encoding ABC transporter permease, with protein sequence MRRVLAVPAGLLAVAVLWEGYKAVGSPDGTVLFGVRVLPRADDLSMPHLWTVGQRLARPELAGGDPVWQVVLRACLFTLGITAAGFLIGALVGLLLAVAMQRFRIVERGLLPYVILSQTVPLVALAPLVAGWGGTLMPAWATVAVIAAYLAFFPVAVGMLRGLQSPSESGVELMHSYAAGWWRTLVTLRFPAALPYLFPALRLAGAAAVVGAVVGEISTGTRGGIGRLIIEYSREATSDPAKVYTAMLGAALLGLLVAGAVSLLEVPLMRHRRHVEVVTL
- a CDS encoding ABC transporter ATP-binding protein; translation: MTAVEIAQVSKTFADGTQALSEVDLTVGDGEFVSLIGPSGCGKSTLLRLIADLIPPTTGTVTVAGKPAGQARREQAYGLAFQQAGLFEWRTVRRNVELPLELRGAGKAERQARAEEMLALVGLAEFGGHYPGQLSGGMQQRVAIARALAVQPPLLLMDEPFGALDEMTRERLQAELLSICATTGTSTVFVTHSISEAVFLSDRVVVMSARPGRITASIEVDLPSRDDAGRQSPVYFDKVTEVRKALRG
- a CDS encoding ABC transporter permease; translated protein: MRRLLPPLITGLLALVLWELFVRLGRVAPFILPAPSAIGTELTAQRANVWDAALASGANALIGLIGGTVVAVLAALAASRFRPLGDLSVPIAALVNALPIIALAPILNNMFESTSSVPRRLVTGIVVFFPVFLNTLRGLREVDPVHQELMRTYAASGWTFATKVRLPGALGHLFTGLRQASALAVIAAVVAEYFGGLQDGLGARITSAAAFTAYPRAWAFVVGACLLGLTFYLATLLLERLAMPWKRVSS